From Apium graveolens cultivar Ventura chromosome 9, ASM990537v1, whole genome shotgun sequence, the proteins below share one genomic window:
- the LOC141684137 gene encoding transcription factor bHLH128-like has protein sequence MYPPSSSSSSQGQGQGQGQGQSNLRHNNSGGLNRYDSAPGSFLAAVDSVIGQARSKQQLSPLAYFSSSSSEAAAAAASGITTTTTTTAPPDHNLSMNGLQGSYASSSSPSSNSAPLIRHSSLPAGFLNRVPSADNGFSVSRGVGGYNSHGAPDNASGIQRLNSQLSFTRQDSLSQITEESENAEHDIHAEGRRKATHSFATASFGMGSWDNSSNITFSGGRGKRAKNDNGGCLNITESQFQFGLSEMALDMASMEHMMEIPQDSVPCKARAKRGCATHPRSIAERERRTRISGKLKKLQDLVPNMDKQTSYADMLDLAVQHIKGLQTQVQKLNTDLEHCTCGCKQNTPCNQ, from the exons ATGTATCCcccttcatcttcttcttcttctcagGGTCAGGGTCAGGGTCAGGGTCAGGGTCAATCGAATCTGAGGCACAATAACAGCGGTGGTCTTAACCGATACGACTCAGCTCCAGGCTCATTTCTAGCTGCGGTTGATTCAGTGATTGGACAAGCACGTTCCAAACAACAACTCTCACCCTTAGCATACTTTTCTTCTTCTTCGTCTGaagctgctgctgctgctgcttcaggtataacaacaacaacaacaacaactgCACCGCCTGATCATAATTTGTCTATGAATGGCTTACAGGGATCGTATGCTTCTTCCTCATCTCCTTCCTCAAACTCCGCCCCCTTGATTCGTCATAGTAGTTTGCCCGCTGGCTTTTTGAATCGTGTGCCTTCCGCTGATAATG GTTTTTCAGTAAGCAGGGGAGTGGGAGGCTATAATTCTCATGGGGCCCCAGATAATGCAAGCGGAATACAGAGGTTGAACTCTCAATTGAGCTTCACTAGACAAGATTCTCTTTCTCAGATAACTGAGGAAAGTGAGAATGCTGAACATGACATCCATGCAGAAGGGCGTAGAAAAGCTACTCATTCTTTTGCTACAGCTAGTTTCGGGATGGGATCATGGGATAATTCCAGCAATATAACATTTTCAGGAGGACGAGGAAAAAGAGCTAAAAATGATAATGGCGGTTGCCTAAACATAACAGAATCGCAg TTCCAGTTTGGCTTGTCAGAGATGGCTTTAGATATGGCTTCGATGGAACATATGATGGAAATTCCTCAGGACTCTGTACCTTGCAAAGCTCGAGCAAAGCGTGGGTGTGCCACACACCCCAGGAGCATTGCTGAAAGG GAGAGAAGAACACGAATTAGTGGGAAATTGAAGAAGCTACAAGATCTTGTTCCTAACATGGACAAG CAAACTAGCTATGCAGACATGCTAGATTTAGCTGTTCAACATATTAAAGGTCTTCAAACACAGGTTCAG AAGCTTAACACGGACCTTGAACACTGCACATGCGGATGCAAGCAAAATACGCCATGCAACCAATAA